Proteins encoded together in one Clostridiaceae bacterium window:
- a CDS encoding sugar ABC transporter permease has protein sequence MKGKNALTLRRKEIIQSYVMIACSVIGLCLFVIYPIGWTFRWCLYNYSGILAPVYVGFENFAKIFGETGTRFWQAVGNTFVFAIGKLAVELPLALVLAYILASNLKGKDFFRTIYFLPSMLSVAVIGIVFFYLFGSYNGVVNEVLVAFGGKRISWFTNGTLAMIVLMITSIWQNFGINMLFFMTGLQSIPVELYESAAIDGASSAQRFFKITIPMLGPVTQMVVMNALLGSLKVTDLVLVMTNGAPNGKTEVMMSYIYKQFFSSVQAGTANNYGYASALCIITAGILGIITLIYLRMTKKSSEIY, from the coding sequence ATGAAAGGAAAAAATGCTCTTACTTTGAGGAGAAAAGAGATAATTCAGTCGTATGTTATGATCGCTTGCAGTGTAATAGGCCTTTGTCTGTTTGTTATATATCCTATAGGCTGGACCTTCAGATGGTGCTTGTATAACTATAGCGGTATTCTTGCACCTGTATATGTAGGATTTGAAAATTTTGCAAAGATTTTCGGAGAAACCGGTACACGTTTTTGGCAAGCTGTAGGTAATACATTTGTATTTGCCATAGGAAAGCTGGCGGTAGAATTGCCTTTGGCGTTGGTCCTTGCATATATACTGGCAAGTAACCTTAAAGGTAAAGACTTTTTCAGGACCATATATTTTCTGCCTTCCATGCTTTCAGTAGCAGTCATAGGTATAGTTTTCTTTTATCTGTTTGGTTCTTATAATGGTGTTGTCAATGAAGTGTTGGTGGCGTTTGGAGGGAAAAGAATATCTTGGTTCACCAACGGTACTCTTGCAATGATTGTTTTGATGATTACATCCATATGGCAGAACTTTGGAATAAATATGCTGTTTTTTATGACGGGACTTCAGAGTATACCTGTTGAATTATATGAATCTGCCGCAATTGATGGGGCAAGTTCTGCTCAGAGATTCTTTAAAATTACAATACCAATGCTAGGACCTGTAACTCAGATGGTTGTTATGAACGCATTGCTTGGCTCCTTGAAGGTTACCGATCTTGTTCTTGTTATGACAAACGGTGCACCAAATGGTAAGACGGAGGTTATGATGAGCTATATATATAAGCAATTCTTTAGCAGTGTACAGGCAGGAACTGCCAACAACTATGGTTATGCTTCTGCTTTGTGTATTATTACTGCAGGTATACTGGGTATTATAACTTTAATCTATCTCAGAATGACTAAAAAGAGCAGCGAGATTTATTAA
- a CDS encoding carbohydrate ABC transporter permease, with the protein MATTSNLFWKIVLYLFLLIMVFITLVPIVYTVSASFKPNTEILSGGAHIIPKNFTVDNYIIAWTMGSSGGSAVGRKVVTFADYTVNSIILASITVVGTVIFTSMSAYCFQRGDFPGRKLLYNIFLATMFIAAGSITIFPVVKLASIFGMNNLYGASIVQIFTTSAANLFLTMGYMRTIDKEIDNAAKIDGCSFFRTYYNIILPLCKPILATIALMSFRHAWNDYLLPMVFTLGKPAQYPLVVGVVALKSFGGEGAAQYNLLMAGTMFSLVPIVVIYLALNRYFIAGITQGAVKG; encoded by the coding sequence ATGGCTACAACAAGTAATTTATTCTGGAAAATCGTCCTGTACCTCTTCCTGTTAATTATGGTATTTATTACGCTGGTTCCAATTGTATATACCGTATCAGCATCTTTTAAACCAAATACAGAAATCCTGAGCGGTGGTGCACATATTATACCTAAGAATTTCACAGTAGATAACTATATTATCGCCTGGACCATGGGCTCTTCAGGTGGCTCAGCAGTAGGGCGTAAGGTAGTTACCTTTGCTGACTATACAGTAAACTCAATAATACTGGCTTCTATTACTGTTGTCGGTACAGTAATATTTACCTCTATGAGTGCATACTGTTTCCAAAGAGGTGATTTTCCGGGGAGAAAGTTATTATATAATATTTTCCTGGCTACAATGTTTATTGCTGCAGGTTCAATTACTATCTTTCCGGTAGTGAAGCTGGCATCAATTTTTGGTATGAACAACCTTTACGGTGCCTCCATTGTGCAAATATTCACGACATCTGCTGCCAACTTGTTCCTAACCATGGGATATATGAGAACAATAGACAAAGAGATTGATAACGCTGCGAAGATTGATGGCTGTTCATTCTTCCGGACTTATTATAATATAATTTTACCATTGTGTAAGCCCATACTTGCTACCATTGCTTTAATGAGCTTCCGACATGCATGGAATGATTATCTGCTTCCAATGGTGTTTACATTGGGGAAACCTGCACAGTATCCGCTGGTAGTAGGAGTAGTTGCGCTTAAGAGTTTCGGCGGCGAAGGTGCAGCACAATATAACCTGCTTATGGCAGGAACAATGTTCTCACTTGTTCCTATAGTTGTCATATATCTGGCATTAAACAGATACTTTATTGCCGGTATAACTCAAGGAGCAGTAAAAGGTTAG
- a CDS encoding Ldh family oxidoreductase, which translates to MAYIKFNYSDLQVFCVDAFERFGFSKEDSKIITDNLLLSDLYGIESHGMQRLARYHKCIKSGMIKVEAKPEIVFETPISAVIDGHDGMGQLIGHYCMEIAIKKAKESGAGFVMARNSNHYGIAGYYAKQACDEGFIGISFTNSAAIMVPTFGRKAMLGSNPIAVSIPADPYPFFFDASTTVVTRGKLEVYNKMEKPLPLGWALDAQGHDTTDAADVLKNIGNKAGGGIVPLGGSTEQTGSHKGYGFGLICEIFSSILSLGTTSNDTYNGNKCGVCHGFIAINPSIFGNADDIKAHLSNYLEVLRNSEKAEGQSRIYTHGEKEIEASIDRMKNGIPVNDKTVKEMQDLCKDLNMDFGAYFRK; encoded by the coding sequence ATGGCTTATATAAAATTTAATTATAGTGATTTGCAAGTTTTTTGTGTAGACGCATTTGAAAGATTTGGATTTTCAAAAGAGGACAGCAAAATTATAACAGATAATTTGCTTTTATCTGATCTTTATGGTATTGAAAGCCATGGAATGCAAAGATTAGCTAGATATCATAAATGCATTAAGAGCGGTATGATTAAAGTAGAAGCAAAACCTGAAATTGTCTTTGAGACGCCTATTTCTGCCGTAATTGACGGACATGACGGCATGGGACAGCTTATAGGGCACTATTGTATGGAAATTGCCATTAAAAAAGCTAAAGAAAGCGGAGCCGGTTTTGTTATGGCTCGGAATTCCAATCATTATGGGATTGCGGGATATTATGCGAAACAGGCTTGTGATGAGGGATTTATTGGAATTTCATTTACCAATTCAGCTGCCATAATGGTTCCAACCTTTGGGAGAAAAGCTATGCTGGGCTCAAACCCAATTGCAGTAAGCATACCGGCAGATCCCTATCCTTTCTTTTTTGACGCTTCAACAACAGTTGTAACCAGAGGGAAACTTGAAGTATACAATAAAATGGAAAAGCCTCTTCCGCTTGGTTGGGCACTGGATGCGCAGGGACATGATACTACTGATGCTGCAGATGTATTAAAGAATATAGGTAATAAAGCTGGAGGAGGGATAGTACCTTTAGGAGGGTCCACAGAGCAAACTGGGAGTCATAAAGGTTATGGATTTGGCTTGATTTGTGAGATATTTTCTTCAATTTTATCTTTAGGTACAACCTCCAACGATACATACAATGGAAATAAATGCGGAGTATGTCATGGCTTTATAGCAATTAATCCTAGTATTTTCGGAAATGCTGATGATATTAAGGCCCACCTTTCTAATTATTTAGAGGTTCTTCGAAATTCTGAAAAAGCTGAAGGCCAGTCTCGTATTTATACTCACGGGGAAAAGGAAATAGAGGCTTCCATCGACAGAATGAAAAATGGTATTCCGGTAAATGATAAAACTGTTAAAGAAATGCAGGATCTTTGTAAAGACCTTAATATGGATTTTGGAGCTTACTTTAGGAAATAA
- a CDS encoding MerR family transcriptional regulator, producing the protein MEYTIRKLSQLAGISTRTLRYYDEIELLKPARVNSSGYRIYGKKEVDKLQQILFYRELGVSLDKIKEIVNAPSYDEMAALREHREKLLEKRVQLDILIANIDRTILEKERGIAMDDKEKFIGFKKKLIEENEKKYGKEAREKYGDEAVEKSNRKLMNMTQQEYDELSRLSEEIIRKLHEAYKTGDPAGELAQETADLHRRWLSFYWDNYSKEAHAGLARMYVEDERFKAYYDKDVPGAAEFLRDAILIYTGMKD; encoded by the coding sequence ATGGAATACACCATTAGGAAACTAAGTCAGTTGGCAGGTATAAGTACCAGAACGTTAAGATATTACGATGAAATTGAACTTCTTAAGCCGGCAAGGGTTAATTCGTCAGGATATCGAATCTATGGTAAAAAAGAAGTAGATAAACTGCAGCAGATACTTTTTTACAGAGAATTAGGTGTAAGCCTGGATAAAATTAAAGAGATAGTAAATGCACCTTCTTATGATGAAATGGCAGCACTTAGAGAACACCGTGAAAAGCTTCTTGAGAAAAGGGTACAACTGGATATTCTTATTGCTAATATTGACAGAACAATATTGGAAAAAGAAAGGGGCATTGCTATGGATGATAAAGAAAAATTTATAGGCTTTAAGAAAAAGCTCATTGAAGAAAATGAAAAAAAATATGGTAAGGAAGCACGTGAAAAGTACGGCGATGAGGCAGTTGAAAAATCAAATAGAAAGTTAATGAATATGACCCAGCAGGAATATGATGAGCTTTCCAGACTTTCAGAGGAAATTATAAGAAAGCTTCATGAGGCTTATAAAACAGGTGATCCTGCTGGTGAACTGGCTCAGGAAACAGCGGATTTGCATCGCAGGTGGCTGAGCTTCTATTGGGATAACTACAGTAAAGAAGCTCATGCAGGTCTGGCAAGAATGTATGTAGAAGATGAAAGATTCAAAGCATATTACGATAAAGATGTACCCGGAGCTGCAGAGTTCCTGAGAGATGCCATTCTTATTTACACAGGTATGAAGGATTAG
- a CDS encoding LysM peptidoglycan-binding domain-containing protein, with product MIIHVVSSGETLWQISNRYGVSVSEVISINQLLNPNRLVVGQALVIPIEATVYIVQPGDALWRIAQQYGTTIQTIVQYNQITNPNNIYPGLRLIIPAQRHIVRPGETLFQIAGLYGVTLQDIIKVNRIENPDIIYPGTVLVIPVKPRPPIDVNGYIYILGQEAVPIVEEVGEYLTYLSPFAYLIREDGSLQPIGDEPAIQAGRNRGAIPMMSITNFTSTATGANLAHIVLSTPQIVERLLDNVINIMRTKGYEGLNVDFENVLPEDRQNYNNFLTRTVERLHPLGYFVSTAVAPKTSGTQVGLLYEAHDYEAHGRIVDFVILMTYEWGYRKGPPQAISPLNQIIRVLNYAVSVIPREKIFFGFQIYARDWRLPFVQGQEAETFSVQEAIQRAIRYGAVIQYDIPTQSPFFRYTDEQGVRHEVWFEDARSAQARFDTVKNYGLRGISYWALGYPFPQNWVLLEDNFTIRKG from the coding sequence ATGATTATACATGTTGTGAGTTCAGGAGAAACGCTGTGGCAGATATCAAACCGCTATGGTGTTTCTGTTTCAGAAGTTATATCAATAAATCAGCTTTTAAACCCAAACCGGCTGGTTGTAGGGCAGGCTCTTGTAATTCCCATAGAGGCTACAGTCTACATCGTACAACCGGGAGATGCTTTGTGGAGAATTGCCCAGCAATATGGAACAACAATCCAAACAATTGTTCAATATAATCAGATTACAAATCCTAATAACATATACCCTGGTTTAAGATTAATTATTCCTGCGCAACGTCATATTGTGCGGCCTGGGGAGACTTTATTTCAAATTGCCGGATTATATGGCGTTACTTTACAGGATATTATAAAAGTAAACAGAATTGAAAATCCCGATATTATTTATCCCGGAACAGTACTTGTTATTCCTGTAAAGCCAAGACCTCCCATAGATGTAAATGGATATATATACATCTTGGGTCAGGAGGCAGTACCAATAGTAGAAGAAGTGGGAGAATATTTAACATACTTAAGTCCTTTTGCCTACTTAATAAGAGAGGATGGAAGTCTTCAGCCAATAGGGGATGAACCGGCAATCCAGGCAGGAAGAAACAGAGGGGCTATACCCATGATGTCAATAACAAACTTCACATCCACAGCAACAGGTGCAAATCTTGCCCATATTGTGCTGAGCACACCTCAAATAGTCGAGAGATTGCTTGATAATGTAATTAATATAATGAGAACTAAAGGTTATGAAGGACTGAATGTTGATTTTGAGAATGTTCTTCCGGAAGACCGGCAAAATTATAATAATTTTCTTACTAGGACAGTTGAACGGTTGCATCCTTTAGGTTATTTTGTATCTACAGCAGTTGCTCCAAAAACAAGCGGTACTCAGGTTGGACTGCTCTATGAAGCTCACGATTACGAAGCTCACGGAAGAATTGTAGATTTTGTTATTTTAATGACATATGAATGGGGATATAGGAAAGGGCCACCCCAGGCTATTTCACCCTTAAATCAGATTATTCGGGTTCTCAACTATGCTGTTTCTGTAATACCCAGGGAAAAAATCTTTTTTGGATTCCAAATATATGCAAGGGATTGGCGCCTGCCATTTGTACAAGGCCAGGAAGCTGAGACATTCAGTGTTCAGGAGGCAATACAAAGAGCAATAAGATATGGAGCAGTTATACAATATGATATCCCAACTCAGTCACCTTTTTTCAGATACACCGATGAACAGGGAGTAAGGCATGAAGTATGGTTCGAAGATGCACGAAGTGCCCAGGCCAGGTTTGACACAGTAAAAAACTACGGATTAAGAGGAATCAGTTACTGGGCTTTAGGTTATCCATTTCCACAAAACTGGGTTCTTCTTGAAGACAATTTTACCATACGGAAAGGATGA
- a CDS encoding DUF362 domain-containing protein, producing MRQRRRNCADIGIAINSNENAAILESLRLIHAGNLINSNDVVVITPNWVLPKGPETADTVGQESLRTVIRFAKENNPRRIVVATGSAGKSTAEVMNQVGYEKIIQEEQVEFVDLNHGPFTRISLNHNSPNATNLNKLYDEMTFLISFAQLKLHSEATITAAIKNIALGWPPTEEHGHPKKNLGIHNDLHGFIRAMAEKIPIDLSIVSANPAMIGTGPHTGIPKHTGIVISGTDPVAVDTVGARLLGFKNQAVRYLWDLKNINIGIGDVEKMNIQGLQLSDAEKAFSLAAYGQEFAVE from the coding sequence ATGAGACAAAGGCGCAGAAATTGTGCTGATATAGGTATAGCTATAAATAGTAATGAAAATGCGGCAATACTTGAATCCTTACGCTTAATTCATGCTGGCAATCTTATTAATTCAAATGATGTAGTAGTGATAACCCCAAACTGGGTATTGCCTAAAGGTCCTGAAACTGCTGATACAGTTGGTCAGGAAAGTTTAAGAACGGTAATCCGGTTTGCAAAAGAAAATAATCCCCGGCGTATTGTTGTAGCTACCGGTTCTGCCGGAAAAAGCACTGCGGAGGTAATGAACCAGGTAGGTTACGAAAAAATAATCCAGGAAGAACAAGTGGAATTTGTGGACCTGAATCATGGTCCCTTTACAAGGATCAGCTTAAATCATAATTCTCCGAATGCTACTAACTTAAATAAATTGTATGATGAGATGACTTTTCTCATTTCTTTTGCTCAATTAAAGTTGCACAGTGAAGCCACCATAACAGCAGCAATTAAGAATATTGCATTAGGATGGCCCCCTACTGAAGAACATGGACATCCCAAGAAAAATCTTGGAATTCACAATGATCTCCATGGATTTATACGAGCGATGGCTGAAAAGATACCTATTGATCTTTCTATTGTGAGCGCAAATCCTGCAATGATAGGAACCGGCCCCCATACCGGAATCCCGAAGCATACAGGAATTGTTATCAGTGGAACCGATCCTGTGGCCGTAGATACCGTGGGGGCAAGATTATTGGGCTTTAAAAATCAAGCGGTCCGATACCTGTGGGATCTGAAAAACATCAATATTGGTATCGGAGATGTCGAGAAAATGAATATCCAGGGTCTGCAGCTTTCAGATGCAGAAAAAGCTTTTAGCTTAGCCGCATATGGCCAGGAGTTTGCAGTGGAATAG
- a CDS encoding mechanosensitive ion channel family protein, with product MSGGNVIQNWLKTIRLFFQTGSYLIVGGKILKILIIAFVSKVIIQVGRNLIKRMFDKQISIIPHARIDERKNNTLKSLVQSIMTYVVYFIAILIILGELGVQTTSILATAGIGGLAIGFGAQNLVKDIITGFFILFEDQYAVGDFVTIGDISGTVMEIGLRVTKIRGFKGDINIIPNGQITRVTNFSRSNSLAIIDMNISYDTDVSEAVKIMEDTANKYAEGNQDIVEKPQVLGITEFGDSKITIRAIVRTLPLKHWGVERELRKLMKEAFNKNGIAMPLPVTVVIHNNKS from the coding sequence TTGAGTGGAGGGAACGTTATACAAAACTGGTTAAAAACCATAAGGCTTTTTTTTCAGACTGGAAGCTATTTAATAGTAGGAGGCAAGATATTAAAGATTTTAATTATTGCTTTTGTATCAAAAGTAATCATACAGGTTGGTAGAAATCTCATAAAAAGAATGTTTGATAAGCAAATAAGTATTATACCTCATGCAAGAATTGATGAAAGAAAGAATAATACACTAAAAAGTTTAGTTCAAAGTATTATGACTTATGTAGTATATTTCATAGCAATATTAATAATCCTTGGGGAATTAGGAGTTCAGACCACATCAATTTTAGCAACTGCCGGTATCGGAGGCCTGGCAATTGGCTTTGGAGCTCAAAACCTGGTAAAGGATATAATAACCGGTTTTTTCATTCTTTTTGAAGATCAATATGCAGTGGGTGATTTTGTTACTATTGGCGACATCTCAGGAACAGTAATGGAAATTGGACTTAGAGTAACTAAGATAAGAGGTTTTAAAGGAGATATAAATATAATACCAAATGGTCAGATAACTCGGGTAACAAATTTTTCCAGAAGCAACTCGCTGGCTATAATAGATATGAATATTTCCTACGACACCGATGTAAGTGAGGCAGTGAAAATTATGGAGGATACAGCCAATAAATATGCAGAAGGAAATCAGGATATTGTAGAAAAACCACAGGTATTAGGAATAACAGAGTTTGGAGATTCTAAAATTACTATAAGGGCAATTGTACGTACATTACCTCTTAAACACTGGGGTGTTGAAAGGGAGCTAAGAAAACTGATGAAAGAAGCTTTTAACAAAAATGGAATTGCTATGCCTTTGCCTGTAACAGTTGTCATACATAATAATAAATCATAA
- a CDS encoding ATP-dependent RecD-like DNA helicase produces the protein MDYLSGVVERITYSNEETGFSVIKIKSKGFSDLVTVVGNLAAVNVGSTIKLKGEWKYDSKYGRQFNVIEYTEVIPATIAGIEKYLGSGLIKGIGPVYAKRIVRYFKEDTIRVIDEEPDRLTEVEGIGEKRLEMIKKAWKEQKEIKNVMLFLQSNGVSTAFAVKIYKTYGNQSINMVKSNPYRLADDIWGIGFKTADKIAFQLGFDKNSYERCRSGIIYILNEFSNDGHCYAEREQLISECKKILELEEELIESTLNRLIEEKLVILDKDNIIYLPPFYYSEVGVSNRIKDIQVFQAIISNIDIDRLISQIQKEYGIKYDEIQLQAIKTAVNSKFMVLTGGPGTGKTTTTLAIIKIFQKLGKRVLLAAPTGRAAKRLSETTGMEAKTIHRLLEYKPPEGYKINEKNPLDCDVLIVDETSMVDIILFYNLLKAVTNDTAVILIGDVDQLPSVGAGNVLRDIIDSGVVNVVRLERIFRQAMGSAIITNAHRINKGQMPILKNLKNKDFFFIEEEEPDKIPEIIKDLCTKRLPGYYKIDPINDIQVLCPMQKGDAGAQNMNIVLQEALNPTEVCIKYGGIVYRLNDKVMQIKNNYDKNVFNGDIGTIVEIDMEDKTLVIRFDENNVNYDVTELDEIVLAYATTVHKSQGSEYKIVIAPFTMQHYIMLQRNLLYTCVTRAKKVFILIGSKKAVAIAVSNNKIQRRNTRLSARLTEK, from the coding sequence ATGGATTATCTTAGCGGAGTTGTTGAAAGAATTACATATTCAAATGAAGAAACAGGATTTTCGGTTATAAAGATAAAATCCAAGGGGTTTTCAGATCTTGTAACAGTAGTGGGAAATCTTGCTGCTGTCAACGTGGGCTCTACAATTAAGCTTAAAGGTGAATGGAAATACGATAGTAAATATGGCAGGCAGTTTAATGTTATTGAGTATACTGAAGTGATACCTGCCACAATCGCAGGAATTGAAAAATACCTGGGGAGCGGCCTTATAAAAGGGATAGGGCCTGTATATGCCAAAAGAATTGTTCGTTACTTTAAAGAGGATACTATAAGAGTTATTGATGAGGAACCTGACCGTCTTACAGAGGTAGAAGGAATAGGGGAAAAGCGGTTGGAGATGATAAAAAAAGCATGGAAAGAACAGAAAGAAATAAAGAATGTTATGCTGTTTCTGCAGAGCAACGGAGTTTCAACAGCTTTTGCCGTGAAAATATATAAGACTTATGGGAATCAGAGTATCAATATGGTAAAAAGCAATCCATACCGACTGGCTGATGATATTTGGGGCATAGGATTTAAAACGGCTGATAAAATTGCCTTTCAGCTTGGCTTTGATAAAAACTCCTATGAAAGGTGCCGTTCAGGAATTATTTATATCTTGAATGAGTTTTCAAATGATGGTCACTGTTATGCTGAAAGAGAGCAATTAATATCTGAGTGCAAAAAAATTCTAGAACTGGAAGAAGAATTAATTGAAAGTACTCTGAACAGATTGATTGAAGAAAAACTGGTTATATTGGATAAGGATAATATAATTTATCTTCCGCCTTTCTATTACAGTGAGGTTGGTGTTAGCAATAGAATTAAAGATATACAGGTGTTTCAGGCTATAATATCAAATATTGATATAGACCGGTTAATTTCTCAAATTCAAAAGGAATATGGTATAAAATATGATGAGATACAACTTCAGGCAATAAAAACAGCTGTCAATTCCAAGTTTATGGTGCTTACAGGAGGTCCCGGAACAGGAAAAACAACTACTACACTAGCTATCATCAAAATATTTCAAAAATTGGGTAAAAGAGTATTGCTGGCAGCTCCCACCGGCAGGGCTGCAAAAAGGTTGTCAGAAACTACAGGTATGGAAGCAAAAACTATTCACCGTCTACTGGAATATAAACCTCCTGAAGGATATAAGATAAATGAGAAAAACCCTCTGGACTGTGATGTGCTTATCGTTGATGAAACCTCCATGGTTGATATAATTCTGTTTTATAACCTGCTTAAAGCTGTAACAAATGATACGGCAGTAATACTAATAGGAGATGTTGATCAGTTGCCTTCAGTAGGTGCAGGTAATGTTCTCAGAGATATTATAGATTCAGGAGTAGTGAATGTTGTAAGATTAGAAAGAATTTTCAGGCAGGCTATGGGAAGTGCAATTATTACCAATGCCCATCGTATAAACAAAGGTCAAATGCCAATTCTAAAAAATTTGAAAAACAAGGATTTTTTCTTTATTGAAGAGGAAGAACCGGATAAAATACCAGAAATCATAAAAGACCTTTGCACAAAAAGGCTGCCAGGATATTATAAAATAGATCCCATAAATGATATTCAGGTTTTATGTCCGATGCAAAAAGGTGATGCAGGAGCACAAAATATGAATATTGTACTGCAGGAAGCCTTAAATCCAACAGAAGTTTGCATAAAGTACGGAGGTATAGTATACCGGCTTAATGACAAAGTAATGCAGATAAAGAATAATTATGATAAAAATGTATTTAATGGAGATATAGGTACTATTGTTGAAATTGATATGGAGGACAAAACACTGGTAATACGTTTTGATGAAAATAATGTAAATTATGATGTCACTGAACTCGATGAAATAGTTCTAGCTTATGCTACTACTGTACACAAGAGCCAGGGAAGCGAATATAAAATTGTCATTGCGCCTTTTACGATGCAGCATTATATAATGCTGCAAAGAAATCTATTATACACTTGTGTAACAAGAGCGAAAAAAGTATTTATTCTGATTGGTTCAAAAAAAGCTGTAGCTATTGCTGTTTCAAATAATAAAATACAGCGCCGGAACACCCGGCTTTCAGCCAGACTTACTGAAAAATGA
- a CDS encoding NADP-dependent malic enzyme, giving the protein MTIAEESLQLHYNVKGKIQIVPTVSVKDKHDLSLAYTPGVATPCLEIQKDINKSYELTRRWNMALVVTDGTAVLGLGDIGPEAGMPVMEGKCVLFKTFGNVDAFPLCIKSKDVDEIVNTIVLISGSFGGVNLEDISAPRCFEIEKKLKERCDIPIFHDDQHGTAIVTLAALVNALKICGKKIDEISVVCNGAGAAGIAIVKLLMALGLKDVVLCDRKGAIYEGREDLNPIKAEMAAISNRMMKKGSLGDVIKGADVFIGVSGPDTLTEEMVKSMNKDAIVFAMANPIPEIMPDKAIAAGAKVVGTGRSDFPNQINNVLAFPGVFRGAFDVRASDINDDMKIAAAYAIANLIDEKELSPEYIIPAPFDERVAPAVAKAVAEAARKSGVARL; this is encoded by the coding sequence ATGACTATTGCAGAAGAAAGTCTTCAGCTGCATTATAACGTTAAAGGTAAAATTCAAATAGTTCCTACTGTATCAGTAAAGGATAAGCATGATCTATCCTTGGCATACACCCCTGGAGTAGCTACTCCTTGTCTCGAAATACAAAAAGATATTAATAAATCTTATGAACTAACAAGACGTTGGAACATGGCTCTAGTGGTAACTGACGGTACTGCTGTTCTTGGTCTTGGAGACATCGGACCGGAGGCAGGAATGCCGGTTATGGAAGGAAAATGTGTTCTTTTTAAAACTTTCGGTAATGTAGATGCTTTCCCTCTTTGTATAAAATCCAAGGATGTAGATGAAATTGTCAATACTATAGTGTTAATTTCCGGAAGCTTTGGCGGAGTAAATCTTGAAGATATTTCAGCTCCCCGCTGCTTTGAAATTGAAAAGAAACTTAAGGAACGTTGTGATATTCCGATTTTCCACGATGATCAACATGGAACAGCTATTGTTACATTGGCAGCTTTAGTAAATGCTCTTAAGATTTGCGGTAAAAAGATTGATGAAATAAGTGTTGTATGTAACGGAGCAGGTGCAGCCGGTATTGCTATAGTCAAGCTTCTTATGGCTCTCGGCCTTAAGGATGTGGTTCTTTGCGACCGCAAAGGAGCTATATATGAAGGCCGTGAAGATTTAAATCCAATTAAAGCAGAAATGGCAGCTATATCTAATAGAATGATGAAGAAAGGTTCTCTTGGAGATGTAATTAAAGGTGCCGATGTATTTATTGGAGTATCCGGACCTGATACGCTAACAGAAGAAATGGTAAAGTCAATGAATAAAGACGCTATTGTTTTTGCCATGGCAAATCCTATACCTGAAATTATGCCTGATAAAGCTATTGCTGCCGGAGCTAAAGTAGTTGGTACAGGCAGAAGCGATTTTCCAAACCAGATTAACAATGTACTTGCCTTCCCAGGTGTTTTCCGTGGTGCATTTGATGTACGTGCTTCTGATATTAACGATGATATGAAGATTGCTGCAGCATATGCTATCGCAAATTTAATTGATGAAAAAGAATTGTCTCCTGAATATATCATCCCTGCTCCTTTTGATGAAAGAGTTGCACCCGCAGTTGCAAAAGCAGTGGCAGAAGCAGCAAGAAAGTCTGGAGTAGCAAGACTGTAA